The following proteins are encoded in a genomic region of Macrobrachium nipponense isolate FS-2020 chromosome 44, ASM1510439v2, whole genome shotgun sequence:
- the LOC135204040 gene encoding uncharacterized protein LOC135204040: MKALVLLLSLTSVCWCKPTTVVNFSPVGNTPGVAPGFAYAFRAPAPLYKSNPVITGVHPPIQDPPSNGISAPEEETPTVLKTQYHSQDLLGQYAFGYVGDATIAHEVRTRDGAVRGSYTYLDANGELQTANYIADDNGFRVEATNLPSAPIAPAMPKMLLPEPVKPTPEVEAATAAHLKAVAEIKAARRTLEVEEAAAAHLKAVAEIKAARSRRSQTSGAAVNKVHHSSVPLEMSYVPFAAPSLNVIKPHPTLVKALPSPYHVPKTVSEAIPSKDFSQFHAHKASGGFKYGYGGGHSLEHEAQLPDDVTRGSYTYIDTNGKVRRVSYIADDEFDFRALPKAPYDPWAPRTFVA, translated from the coding sequence gtgttgttgttatcattaacCTCGGTATGTTGGTGCAAGCCAACTACTGTTGTGAACTTCAGCCCAGTAGGAAATACCCCGGGAGTAGCCCCTGGGTTTGCCTATGCCTTCCGGGCCCCAGCCCCACTTTACAAATCGAATCCCGTCATCACAGGGGTTCATCCTCCTATACAGGACCCCCCTAGTAATGGGATTTCAGCCCCTGAAGAAGAGACCCCGACCGTCCTGAAGACGCAGTATCACAGTCAGGATTTGCTTGGACAGTATGCCTTTGGTTATGTCGGAGACGCCACAATAGCCCATGAGGTCAGGACTCGGGACGGAGCTGTTAGGGGCTCTTACACGTATTTAGATGCGAATGGGGAGCTGCAGACTGCTAACTACATAGCAGATGACAATGGCTTTCGAGTGGAGGCCACTAATCTCCCATCAGCGCCTATAGCTCCTGCGATGCCAAAAATGCTTCTGCCTGAACCAGTGAAACCCACCCCAGAGGTTGAAGCTGCAACTGCTGCCCACTTGAAGGCTGTTGCCGAAATCAAAGCAGCGCGCCGTACTTTGGAAGTTGAAGAGGCAGCAGCTGCTCATTTAAAGGCTGTTGCTGAAATCAAAGCGGCTAGAAGCAGACGTTCTCAGACCTCTGGGGCTGCAGTCAACAAAGTTCATCACTCTTCAGTTCCCCTGGAAATGTCTTACGTGCCTTTTGCAGCTCCATCACTAAATGTAATCAAACCTCATCCTACCTTGGTCAAAGCTCTGCCAAGTCCATACCATGTTCCCAAAACTGTCTCTGAAGCAATTCCCTCTAAAGACTTTTCCCAGTTCCATGCCCATAAGGCGTCAGGTGGTTTTAAGTATGGGTATGGAGGCGGCCATTCTTTGGAGCATGAGGCCCAGTTACCTGATGACGTCACCAGGGGATCATACACATACATTGATACCAATGGCAAAGTACGGAGGGTTTCGTATATTGCTGATGATGAGTTCGATTTTAGGGCACTTCCCAAAGCCCCATATGATCCTTGGGCCCCTAGAACGTTTGTagcgtaa